The proteins below come from a single Chryseobacterium capnotolerans genomic window:
- a CDS encoding family 20 glycosylhydrolase, translated as MVRTFLVFFVLLSNVIFAQDKLNLIPYPQKVQILQGEFVIPNTFVLSGDLPKEETEYFKKRIGSQLQFQYDQKGGEIYLTNSIIPSNSGTDAEQKKEYYSIEISPKKIHIESYTKQGYFLALQTLTQIIEQYKMEKKIPAMKIEDQPKFAWRGMHLDVCRHFFTVDEVKQYIDYLAMYKLNTFHWHLTDDQGWRIEIKKYPKLTQIGSKRKESMIGAYVDNTFDGKPYGPYFYTQEQIKDVVKYAQERHITVIPEIEMPGHALAALSAYPELACTKGPFESATKWGVFDDVFCPKDETFKFLENVLDEVIQLFPSQYIHIGGDECPKTRWKECAHCQELIKKNNLKDEHGLQSYFIHRIEKYINGKGRKIIGWDEILEGGLAPNAAVMSWTGVNGGIEAAKAKHFAVMTPGAYCYFDHYQGDPQSEPNAFGGFTPLDKVYSYNPIPAELNADQAKYIMGVQANLWTEYILDFKQVQYMIFPRLMALAEVAWGTSNSKNYKDFEDRVINHFKILDRMNINYAKSIYNISGKVIPSNNGIAYELSTSQNSTGIRFTLDGTDPTINSKIYQGPISIPNSLTIKSAYFEDGQLKSAVSSQQFTVSKSTGKTITLEQQPSENYSFGGAFTLVDGIIGNVKQLGKTWLGFQGKDVVATIDFGQKTDFSEAYFNTLENKGSWIHLAKSVKIFVSDDNKDFKIIKEIGKEDIQNAKGKIQLKLGKQNARSLKIIIENAGIIPAGNPGADSKSWLFVDEIGVN; from the coding sequence ATGGTACGAACCTTTTTAGTATTTTTTGTATTGCTTTCAAACGTAATTTTTGCCCAAGATAAATTAAACCTTATCCCTTATCCCCAAAAAGTTCAAATTTTGCAGGGCGAATTTGTAATCCCTAACACTTTCGTATTAAGTGGTGATCTGCCAAAAGAAGAGACAGAATATTTCAAAAAAAGAATAGGCTCTCAGTTACAATTTCAATATGACCAGAAAGGGGGTGAGATATACTTAACAAACTCTATCATTCCTTCTAATTCAGGGACAGATGCTGAACAGAAGAAGGAATACTATTCAATAGAAATTTCGCCAAAGAAAATTCATATTGAATCTTATACTAAACAAGGATATTTTCTGGCGCTTCAAACTTTAACTCAGATTATTGAGCAGTATAAAATGGAAAAGAAAATTCCGGCAATGAAAATAGAAGACCAACCAAAATTTGCATGGAGAGGAATGCATTTGGATGTTTGCCGTCATTTTTTCACGGTAGATGAGGTAAAACAATACATTGATTATCTGGCGATGTATAAACTGAATACTTTTCACTGGCATTTAACCGATGATCAGGGATGGAGAATTGAAATCAAAAAATATCCTAAGCTTACACAGATTGGTTCCAAACGAAAAGAATCAATGATTGGTGCTTATGTAGATAATACCTTCGATGGAAAGCCTTATGGACCGTATTTTTATACCCAGGAGCAAATCAAAGATGTTGTAAAATATGCCCAGGAAAGACATATAACAGTAATTCCTGAGATTGAAATGCCGGGACATGCTTTGGCAGCTTTATCTGCTTATCCTGAATTGGCATGTACCAAAGGACCTTTTGAATCTGCTACCAAGTGGGGTGTTTTTGATGATGTATTCTGTCCTAAAGACGAAACATTTAAGTTTCTGGAAAATGTTTTAGATGAGGTTATTCAGTTATTTCCATCTCAGTATATCCATATCGGAGGGGATGAATGTCCAAAAACAAGATGGAAAGAATGTGCTCATTGCCAGGAATTAATCAAAAAGAATAATTTAAAAGATGAACATGGACTGCAAAGCTATTTCATTCATAGAATTGAGAAGTATATTAATGGCAAAGGACGAAAGATTATAGGCTGGGATGAAATTTTAGAAGGCGGGCTGGCTCCTAATGCTGCTGTAATGAGCTGGACCGGAGTAAACGGTGGTATTGAAGCTGCCAAAGCAAAACACTTTGCTGTGATGACACCGGGAGCATACTGTTATTTTGATCACTATCAGGGAGATCCGCAATCTGAACCTAATGCATTCGGTGGGTTTACGCCATTGGATAAAGTATATTCCTATAACCCGATTCCTGCTGAACTGAATGCTGATCAGGCGAAATATATCATGGGGGTTCAGGCTAATTTATGGACGGAATATATTCTTGATTTCAAGCAGGTGCAGTACATGATTTTTCCAAGACTGATGGCACTGGCGGAAGTAGCATGGGGAACTTCAAATTCTAAAAACTATAAAGATTTTGAAGACAGGGTCATCAACCATTTCAAAATTCTGGATAGAATGAATATTAATTACGCTAAAAGTATTTATAATATTTCAGGAAAAGTAATTCCTTCAAACAACGGCATTGCCTATGAACTTTCTACTTCACAAAATTCAACAGGGATTCGATTTACTTTGGATGGAACAGATCCAACAATAAATTCTAAAATTTATCAGGGACCTATTTCCATACCCAATTCTTTAACAATTAAATCGGCTTACTTTGAAGACGGACAGCTGAAAAGTGCTGTTTCATCCCAACAATTCACCGTGTCAAAATCGACAGGCAAAACAATTACTCTTGAGCAGCAGCCTAGTGAGAACTATTCTTTCGGCGGAGCTTTTACCTTAGTAGATGGCATTATTGGAAATGTAAAACAATTGGGTAAAACATGGCTTGGTTTTCAGGGAAAAGATGTGGTTGCAACGATAGATTTCGGACAGAAAACTGACTTTTCAGAAGCTTATTTTAATACACTGGAAAACAAAGGAAGCTGGATTCATCTTGCGAAATCTGTTAAAATTTTTGTTTCTGATGACAATAAAGATTTTAAAATCATCAAAGAAATAGGAAAAGAGGATATTCAAAATGCCAAAGGGAAAATACAGCTGAAGCTAGGAAAGCAAAATGCAAGATCTCTGAAAATTATCATTGAAAATGCAGGAATTATTCCAGCCGGAAATCCTGGTGCAGATTCGAAATCGTGGTTGTTTGTTGATGAAATTGGCGTAAATTAG
- a CDS encoding DUF4197 domain-containing protein, producing MRKSIFIAAGLFLSISTQAQLLDILKSTVKDKTGIDLNNPQATKGSTATTTTNTNTTTTIPTSTSTKTSPLNVGSLTSTQISSGLKEALSLGVTDGVKKLALTDGFLKNEAVKILMPEKLRKVDATLRSVGLGSLADEGVKLLNRAAEDAVTEAAPIFTNAITSMTITDAKNILLGSNNAATSYLQGKTQSQLFTAFQPKVKASLGKVGADTVWKNLISKYNTFTGQSVTTDLNEYVTTETINGVFKMVADKESGIRNTPAMRTTSILQKVFGAQDANR from the coding sequence ATGAGAAAAAGCATTTTTATAGCAGCCGGATTATTCCTTTCAATTTCTACTCAGGCACAACTTCTTGATATTTTAAAATCAACAGTTAAAGACAAGACTGGAATTGATCTCAACAATCCACAGGCAACTAAAGGTTCCACAGCCACTACTACGACAAATACGAACACAACCACCACGATTCCCACTTCTACTTCAACTAAAACATCTCCTCTTAATGTTGGAAGTCTTACTTCTACTCAGATTTCTTCCGGATTGAAGGAAGCATTAAGTCTTGGAGTAACGGATGGAGTGAAAAAACTGGCTTTAACAGACGGTTTTTTGAAAAATGAAGCTGTAAAAATCCTAATGCCCGAAAAATTAAGAAAGGTTGACGCCACATTACGTTCTGTAGGATTAGGAAGCCTTGCTGATGAAGGAGTAAAATTACTTAATAGAGCTGCTGAAGACGCTGTAACGGAAGCTGCACCTATCTTTACTAACGCCATCACTTCCATGACCATCACAGATGCTAAAAATATCCTATTAGGAAGCAATAATGCTGCAACAAGTTATTTACAGGGCAAAACCCAATCTCAGCTATTTACGGCTTTCCAGCCCAAAGTAAAAGCATCTTTAGGAAAAGTAGGTGCTGACACAGTTTGGAAGAATTTAATTTCAAAATACAACACTTTTACGGGACAATCTGTAACTACTGATCTTAATGAATATGTAACTACAGAAACCATTAATGGGGTATTCAAAATGGTCGCGGATAAGGAAAGCGGAATCAGAAATACACCGGCTATGAGAACTACAAGCATTTTACAGAAGGTTTTCGGAGCGCAGGATGCTAACCGATAG
- a CDS encoding ABC transporter ATP-binding protein has product MKILLRYLKPYQWLIIISLLLATINQVFSLFAPAITGNILDQLVTHPNFFDKEKLLPRNIDEYLYGTSVYHGAFYFLGLLIGTAMVSRIAKAFQDYVVSVITQKFGAKIFTDGLKHSMALPYQEFEDQRSGETLSILTKVREDSVKFITNFINIFFGILVSIIFVSVYAIRLHWSIMPVYICGIFLIAFITNLLSKRIKVIQKNIVSETTALAGSTTESLRNIEIVKSLGLTNQEVMRLNNNTYKILGLELRKVKSIRSLSFIQGTMVNFLQQMITLTLLYLIFKNIVTPGQYLSLMFYGFFIFGPMQEIGNIIISYREAEASLQNFDRLMKKDVEEKPLHPKQIGAIEELEFRHVSFKHQSAQYKALNNISFDVKNGETIAFVGPSGSGKSTLVKLLVGLYRPQEGNIFYNEINGKEFDFDELRNQIGFVTQDTQLFAGTIKENLLFVNPHATEQELAIALQKSSCTALLERAEKGIETVIGEGGLKLSGGEKQRIAIARALLRKPHLLIFDEATSALDSITEEEITSTIKGISEEREQITVLIAHRLSTIMHADKIYVLERGQIVETGSHNDLIAEKGLYYAMWRQQIGERKPTIPQP; this is encoded by the coding sequence ATGAAAATACTTTTAAGATATCTTAAACCTTATCAATGGCTGATTATTATTTCTTTACTATTAGCCACTATTAATCAGGTTTTCTCTTTATTTGCTCCGGCTATTACAGGGAATATCCTTGACCAATTGGTTACCCATCCTAACTTTTTCGATAAGGAAAAACTTTTACCCAGAAATATAGATGAATATCTTTATGGAACTTCAGTGTATCATGGAGCTTTCTATTTCTTGGGCTTACTTATCGGAACTGCAATGGTGAGTAGAATTGCCAAAGCTTTTCAGGATTATGTAGTGAGTGTTATTACTCAGAAATTTGGTGCTAAAATCTTTACAGACGGTCTCAAGCATTCAATGGCGTTACCTTATCAGGAGTTTGAAGACCAAAGAAGTGGTGAAACTTTATCTATTTTAACAAAAGTAAGAGAGGATTCTGTCAAGTTCATTACCAATTTCATTAATATATTCTTCGGGATTCTGGTAAGTATCATTTTCGTTTCAGTCTATGCGATCCGCCTGCACTGGTCGATTATGCCTGTGTACATTTGTGGAATTTTCCTGATTGCTTTCATCACTAATTTATTGAGTAAAAGAATCAAAGTTATTCAGAAAAATATTGTTTCAGAAACTACTGCATTAGCCGGAAGTACAACGGAAAGTCTTAGGAATATAGAAATCGTTAAGAGTTTAGGTTTAACGAACCAGGAAGTCATGCGTTTGAATAACAATACTTATAAAATCCTGGGTCTTGAACTTAGAAAAGTAAAAAGCATCCGTTCTTTAAGCTTTATTCAGGGAACGATGGTTAATTTTCTTCAACAGATGATTACCCTGACCCTTTTGTATCTGATCTTTAAAAATATTGTGACGCCGGGACAATACCTTTCGCTGATGTTTTATGGGTTCTTTATCTTCGGGCCGATGCAGGAGATCGGAAACATCATTATCTCCTATCGTGAAGCAGAAGCCTCTCTTCAGAATTTTGACCGTCTGATGAAAAAAGACGTGGAAGAAAAACCCCTTCATCCGAAACAAATCGGAGCTATTGAAGAACTGGAATTCAGACATGTTTCTTTCAAGCATCAGTCGGCTCAATATAAAGCATTGAATAATATTTCTTTTGATGTAAAAAATGGAGAAACCATTGCTTTTGTAGGACCAAGCGGATCTGGAAAAAGTACATTGGTTAAGTTATTGGTGGGGCTTTACAGACCTCAGGAAGGGAATATTTTTTACAATGAGATTAATGGAAAGGAATTTGATTTTGATGAACTGAGAAATCAGATTGGTTTTGTTACGCAAGACACTCAGCTTTTCGCAGGAACTATCAAAGAAAACCTTCTCTTTGTGAATCCCCATGCTACAGAGCAGGAACTTGCCATTGCTTTGCAAAAATCGAGCTGTACGGCATTACTGGAAAGAGCTGAGAAAGGAATAGAAACCGTTATTGGTGAAGGTGGATTAAAATTGAGCGGTGGGGAAAAACAAAGGATTGCCATTGCAAGAGCGCTTTTAAGAAAACCTCATCTATTGATTTTTGATGAAGCTACTTCTGCTTTAGACAGTATTACGGAGGAAGAAATCACCTCTACTATTAAAGGTATTTCAGAAGAAAGGGAACAAATTACAGTATTGATAGCCCACCGACTGAGTACCATTATGCATGCGGATAAAATCTATGTATTGGAACGCGGACAAATCGTAGAAACAGGCTCCCACAATGATCTGATTGCCGAAAAAGGTCTTTATTATGCAATGTGGAGACAGCAGATCGGAGAAAGAAAACCTACTATCCCACAACCATAG
- a CDS encoding CoA transferase subunit A: MIDKRVKNAKEAIEGIKDGMTLMLGGFGLCGIPENSINALVESDVKDLTCISNNAGVDDFGLGLLLHKRQIKKMISSYVGENAEFERQMLSGELEVELTPQGTLAEKCRAAQAGIPAFYTPAGYGTEVAEGKEVKDFKGKPHILEHAFDADFSIVKAWKGDHAGNLIFKGSARNFNHPMAGAGKITIAEVEELVEPGELDPNEIHIPGIMIQRIFQGEKFEKRIEQRTVRTKE; this comes from the coding sequence ATGATAGATAAAAGAGTAAAAAATGCAAAGGAAGCCATCGAAGGAATTAAAGATGGAATGACGCTGATGCTGGGCGGGTTTGGACTTTGCGGGATTCCTGAAAATTCAATCAATGCTTTAGTGGAAAGTGATGTGAAAGATTTGACCTGCATTTCAAACAATGCCGGAGTAGATGACTTTGGCTTGGGATTATTGCTTCATAAAAGACAAATCAAGAAAATGATCTCTTCTTATGTGGGAGAAAATGCTGAATTTGAAAGACAAATGCTTTCCGGAGAATTAGAAGTAGAACTTACTCCCCAGGGAACTTTAGCAGAAAAATGCAGAGCGGCCCAGGCTGGAATTCCTGCTTTCTATACCCCTGCCGGATATGGAACTGAAGTGGCAGAAGGAAAAGAAGTGAAAGACTTTAAAGGAAAGCCTCATATTCTGGAACATGCTTTTGATGCAGATTTTTCTATTGTAAAAGCATGGAAAGGAGATCATGCAGGAAACCTTATTTTTAAAGGATCTGCAAGAAACTTCAATCATCCGATGGCTGGTGCAGGAAAAATTACCATTGCTGAGGTAGAAGAGCTGGTAGAACCGGGAGAATTAGATCCCAACGAAATTCATATCCCGGGCATTATGATTCAAAGAATTTTCCAGGGAGAAAAATTTGAAAAGAGAATTGAACAAAGAACCGTTAGAACTAAAGAATAA
- a CDS encoding fibronectin type III domain-containing protein: MKHYFFFFCFAAQMAFGQVLFPYLQNPTPNSMIVNWKTASDNETTVIYGDSPTNLNVTVTGTTNIFSDTGYNNNYYYHTAKIGNLQPNTKYYYKIKTGANESAVYNFRTLPLPGQPVTANGKIRFLIMGDNQIKAEPRYDSLTLNAFKKLKEKFGANSDPSDNIALTFMVGDQVDVGTLDHYENVHFKKNIKLSPYLPIQTTVGNHETYGTLGMNSYYAHFYIDEIKYKNITSGNENYYAQQAGNVLFISLSSEHTGSAQQTWLQQILNEANNDPTVDWIISLSHRPYQAEQYVGDISTWVRNNAVPLLVTSDKYLMHVGAHHHLYHRGQLKNTPNYQIISGGTAWDQYWGMSTEQDFDDVQKTLTDWTYQIVEVDIPTGKVDIECYSIGGKYTKKNNELVDSFHRYKNQPKPAKPSVTNTFSGPITLPLTLNGSAFSSSNGELLNTTQFLISKAADFSVIEKEFYRDFENWFGKDGNGNPDKTKNLNEGIDITKATLTANSIPNGIYYVKTRYRDRNLEWSDWSEVKQFEITGSVVSNPTLALDKTEYAQNEPIVATFTGGPGNQQDWVGIYKKGQTPGGGTTAQTYVYTNGQTAGTATFNNGLPNKGQYFAGFFANNGYSDITSRKSFYVGPKVQLQATADTYPVGGTVTINFTNAPSLQKDWIGIYKMGQTPGTTNSIKWSYVTTASGTLNFTGLPKGYYYAQYLLEDGYNGIGEKVFFKVGDIVTELWINKPVYSLGENITASWTDSPGIIKDWLGIYPQNIQTPDDNFVSYTYFDGVTQGTQTIKGNVNGVPTTPGNYYMVMFTNDSYTEVSNRVQFQVSSGSLGVEEAKSTEKNVILYPNPTKPGEPTFIKSDYPIEKIELVSAAGELLYESKNIHNQRFSLVNESLPKGVYFVKVHARKLFTLKLIIQ, from the coding sequence ATGAAACACTATTTCTTCTTTTTTTGTTTCGCGGCACAAATGGCGTTTGGACAGGTTTTGTTCCCATATCTGCAAAACCCGACTCCGAATTCCATGATCGTCAATTGGAAGACTGCTTCTGATAACGAAACAACCGTGATCTACGGGGACTCCCCAACCAATCTTAATGTAACGGTAACCGGTACTACCAACATTTTTTCAGATACAGGATATAATAATAATTACTACTATCACACGGCAAAAATCGGAAACCTGCAACCGAATACTAAGTATTATTATAAGATAAAAACCGGAGCTAATGAATCTGCGGTCTATAATTTCAGAACACTTCCTTTACCGGGCCAGCCTGTAACAGCCAATGGAAAGATACGCTTCCTGATTATGGGGGATAACCAGATCAAGGCAGAACCGAGATATGACAGTCTTACTTTGAACGCTTTTAAAAAATTAAAAGAAAAATTCGGGGCCAATTCAGATCCATCAGATAATATTGCCCTTACTTTTATGGTGGGAGATCAGGTGGATGTAGGAACACTGGATCATTATGAGAATGTTCACTTCAAAAAGAATATCAAATTATCCCCGTATCTGCCCATTCAGACTACTGTAGGAAACCATGAAACATATGGAACTCTTGGGATGAATTCTTACTATGCCCATTTTTATATTGATGAGATTAAATATAAAAATATCACTTCAGGAAATGAGAATTACTATGCTCAGCAGGCAGGAAATGTATTATTCATCAGTTTAAGCTCTGAACATACAGGATCTGCTCAGCAAACATGGCTTCAGCAGATTTTAAATGAAGCAAATAATGATCCTACAGTAGATTGGATCATCTCATTAAGCCACAGACCTTATCAGGCGGAACAATATGTAGGAGACATTTCTACTTGGGTTAGAAACAATGCAGTACCACTTTTGGTGACATCTGACAAATACTTGATGCATGTTGGAGCACACCATCATTTATATCATAGAGGACAGTTGAAAAACACCCCTAATTACCAGATCATTTCAGGAGGAACGGCTTGGGATCAATATTGGGGAATGTCTACTGAACAGGATTTTGATGATGTTCAAAAGACACTGACGGACTGGACCTATCAGATCGTTGAAGTAGATATTCCAACAGGAAAAGTAGATATCGAATGTTATTCTATTGGGGGTAAGTATACGAAGAAGAATAATGAATTGGTAGATTCATTCCACAGATACAAAAATCAGCCGAAGCCTGCAAAACCGTCGGTTACCAATACCTTCTCAGGGCCAATTACTTTACCTTTAACATTAAATGGAAGTGCTTTTTCATCATCTAATGGAGAACTGTTAAATACAACTCAATTCTTAATCAGTAAAGCAGCAGATTTTTCTGTGATTGAAAAAGAATTCTACCGCGATTTTGAAAACTGGTTCGGAAAAGATGGAAATGGAAATCCGGATAAAACCAAGAATTTAAATGAGGGGATAGACATTACAAAAGCAACTTTAACTGCAAATTCAATCCCAAACGGAATTTACTACGTGAAAACCCGTTACAGAGATAGAAATCTGGAGTGGAGCGATTGGAGCGAGGTAAAACAGTTTGAAATTACAGGAAGTGTGGTTTCGAATCCTACACTTGCTTTAGATAAAACAGAATATGCGCAAAATGAACCTATTGTAGCTACTTTCACAGGCGGTCCTGGAAATCAGCAGGATTGGGTAGGAATCTATAAAAAAGGACAGACACCAGGAGGAGGTACAACTGCACAAACGTATGTTTATACCAACGGACAAACAGCTGGAACAGCTACTTTCAATAATGGCCTGCCTAATAAAGGTCAATATTTTGCAGGATTCTTTGCCAACAACGGATACTCGGATATTACTTCAAGAAAAAGTTTCTATGTGGGTCCAAAAGTACAATTGCAGGCTACAGCAGATACTTATCCGGTAGGTGGAACTGTAACTATTAATTTTACGAATGCTCCGAGCCTTCAAAAAGACTGGATCGGAATCTATAAAATGGGGCAGACTCCTGGAACCACAAATTCTATAAAATGGAGCTACGTAACTACAGCATCGGGAACTCTTAATTTTACAGGACTTCCAAAAGGATATTATTATGCTCAGTATTTATTGGAAGATGGATATAACGGCATCGGAGAGAAAGTATTCTTTAAAGTAGGAGACATTGTTACCGAACTATGGATCAACAAGCCGGTGTATTCATTAGGTGAAAATATCACTGCTTCATGGACGGACTCTCCAGGAATTATTAAAGACTGGTTAGGAATCTATCCTCAGAATATCCAGACACCGGATGATAACTTTGTTTCTTATACTTATTTTGATGGAGTCACGCAGGGTACTCAGACTATTAAAGGAAATGTAAATGGCGTACCAACCACACCAGGTAATTATTATATGGTAATGTTTACCAACGACTCTTATACTGAAGTTTCAAATAGAGTACAGTTCCAGGTAAGCTCAGGGTCTTTAGGAGTAGAAGAAGCGAAAAGTACAGAGAAAAACGTAATTCTATATCCAAACCCTACCAAACCGGGAGAACCCACCTTTATCAAGAGCGACTATCCAATTGAGAAAATAGAATTGGTGTCAGCAGCAGGAGAACTCCTGTATGAATCAAAGAATATTCATAACCAGCGTTTCTCTTTAGTGAATGAAAGCCTTCCAAAAGGAGTTTATTTTGTAAAAGTTCACGCAAGAAAACTATTTACTTTAAAACTTATTATCCAATAA
- the rplS gene encoding 50S ribosomal protein L19 has protein sequence MDLLKYVQDKYIAKKEFPEFKAGDTITVYYEIKEGQKTRTQFFKGTVIQLRGTGSTKTFTIRKMSGDVGVERVFPINLPALQKIEVDRRGRVRRARIYYFRDLRGKKARIKDAAYKKK, from the coding sequence ATGGATTTATTAAAGTACGTACAAGACAAGTACATTGCGAAAAAAGAATTCCCTGAATTCAAAGCAGGTGATACAATTACTGTGTATTACGAAATTAAAGAAGGACAAAAGACTAGAACTCAGTTCTTCAAAGGAACAGTTATCCAATTAAGAGGTACTGGTTCTACAAAAACTTTTACCATCAGAAAAATGTCTGGTGATGTAGGTGTAGAAAGAGTATTCCCTATCAACCTTCCTGCACTTCAAAAAATTGAGGTTGACAGAAGAGGTAGAGTTAGAAGAGCTAGAATCTACTACTTCAGAGATCTTAGAGGTAAAAAAGCGAGAATTAAAGACGCTGCTTACAAGAAGAAATAA
- a CDS encoding SRPBCC family protein: protein MDNYTNTIEVKATADKIYNALTNQVPFWWSEMFEGYSAQIGDAFTIRFGEKIYKTMRVKESVPVTKMIWYVEDSLIALPELKNQTEWIGTTIVWEIQQSEESSQIKVTHLGLNPDIECYDICSNGWVQFLGSLKLFLETGKGTPYKEKS from the coding sequence ATGGATAATTACACCAACACAATAGAAGTAAAGGCCACTGCAGATAAAATATACAACGCTCTTACTAATCAGGTTCCGTTTTGGTGGTCTGAAATGTTTGAAGGTTATTCTGCTCAAATTGGAGATGCATTTACCATAAGATTTGGAGAGAAGATTTACAAAACAATGCGGGTGAAAGAATCAGTTCCTGTTACAAAGATGATCTGGTATGTAGAAGATTCATTAATTGCCCTTCCTGAATTAAAAAACCAGACAGAATGGATTGGTACAACCATCGTTTGGGAAATTCAGCAAAGTGAAGAAAGTTCTCAAATAAAAGTTACTCACCTCGGCTTAAATCCGGATATTGAATGTTATGATATCTGCTCCAATGGCTGGGTGCAATTCCTAGGCAGTCTGAAACTCTTCCTGGAAACGGGAAAGGGAACTCCATACAAAGAAAAATCATAG
- a CDS encoding AraC family transcriptional regulator, with protein MAILQQNEEFDADALQEKVIGIASDMVMHDSGFHDHKTKAQLLYAPSGCMTVTTSDKQFVLPPFRMLWIPANEIHRVNFRNVVAYRSVYFNSEYAGKYMSSSLKVLHVNPLLKEIIERICFWEWTALNTTQKNILNVFWDEIGKAPEEKLDLKMPVDRRFKRRVEEWTTRFSIPPMLKNLAEETGAVEKTITRIFKKETGLSYQEWRQQWRLQRSIELLVDGNSIGEVSHILDFSSDSAFIEFFKKHTGSTPLQYLIKNE; from the coding sequence ATGGCGATATTACAACAGAATGAAGAATTTGATGCAGATGCTCTTCAGGAAAAAGTCATTGGAATAGCTTCTGATATGGTTATGCATGATTCCGGATTTCATGACCATAAAACCAAAGCGCAGCTGCTGTATGCACCTTCCGGCTGTATGACAGTAACGACTTCTGACAAACAGTTTGTATTGCCGCCATTCAGAATGCTTTGGATTCCTGCCAATGAAATTCACCGGGTCAATTTCCGAAATGTCGTAGCTTACAGATCTGTTTATTTTAACAGTGAGTATGCTGGGAAATATATGAGTTCAAGCCTTAAGGTTCTACATGTGAATCCTTTGCTCAAAGAAATTATTGAAAGAATCTGCTTTTGGGAGTGGACAGCCCTGAATACAACTCAAAAAAATATTTTAAATGTATTCTGGGATGAAATAGGAAAAGCTCCTGAAGAAAAGTTAGATCTTAAAATGCCTGTTGACAGACGTTTTAAAAGAAGAGTAGAAGAGTGGACAACACGTTTTTCCATACCACCGATGCTGAAGAACCTTGCAGAAGAAACCGGAGCCGTGGAAAAAACAATCACCCGTATTTTTAAAAAAGAAACCGGGCTTTCCTATCAGGAATGGAGGCAGCAATGGCGCCTTCAAAGATCCATAGAACTTTTAGTGGATGGAAACTCAATAGGAGAAGTATCTCACATTTTAGACTTCTCTTCAGACAGTGCCTTTATTGAATTCTTTAAAAAACATACCGGATCCACACCATTACAATACCTCATAAAGAATGAGTAA